The DNA window GATAATGAGTCTATAAGTGATTACTCAGAAAAACAATTAACAAAGTTTCGTAAAGATAAAATAGGATTTGTTTTCCAACAATATTATTTATTAAATAATTTAACAGTAGAACAAAATGTTAAAGTAGGAGCTAATTTAGCAAATAATAAAGAATATGTTGATATTATAAAGGAATTAGGTTTAGAAGATAAATTAAGTAAATATCCAAATGAGTTATCTGGAGGAGAGCAACAGCGTGTTTCAATTGCGAGAGCATTAGCTAAGAAGCCAACTGTACTATTTTTAGATGAACCAACAGGAGCTTTAGATGAGGTGACTGGAAGAAAAATATTAGAGTACTTATTAAAACTAAAAGATAAATCAAACTTTACAATGATAATGGTAACTCATAATGAGAATATTGCTGAACTTTCAAATAAGATAATTCATGTAGGTAGTGGTAGAGTAACTTCTATTGAAGAAAACCGTACACCTAAATCTGTAAAAGAAATAGGGTGGTAATAATATGCTAGTACAGTTAAAAGATTTAAGAAAAGCAATTGCAGTAGTGATAGTAAGTTTTTGTGCGATATTTATAACTACACTTTTTTCTAACTTATATTTAGATTTGAAAGGCCTAGATATTACGGGATTTAATATAATGCAGAAAAAGTTCTATGATGCTCAGCTTATTGTTTCCAAATTTGTAATAATTATAACAGGAACTGTCTTATCAATAAGTGCAGCCGTAATGTTAATATTTTATATAAAACAATTTATTGATGATTCTAAACATAAAATTGGAATATTAAAAGCTCAAGGTTACAGTAATAACTTTATAGCATCTAAGTTTTCTATTTTTGGATTTTTGGTATTTTTAGGTTCATTATTAGGGTATAGTAGTTCACATTTATTTATGCCGAAATTTTATGAGAGTAGAAATACAGATAATATATTATCTGAACTTACAATGAATTTTCATCCTAAACTTTTATTAATAATGGTTATATTACCATCACTATTGTTTTTAGTAATATCAATCGTGTATGTACTGTTTAATTTAAATGT is part of the Gemella haemolysans ATCC 10379 genome and encodes:
- a CDS encoding ABC transporter ATP-binding protein; its protein translation is MITAKNIKKKYNDQEVLRGIDLKIDKNEFVVILGASGSGKSTLLNILSGLEKSDSGEVVYDNESISDYSEKQLTKFRKDKIGFVFQQYYLLNNLTVEQNVKVGANLANNKEYVDIIKELGLEDKLSKYPNELSGGEQQRVSIARALAKKPTVLFLDEPTGALDEVTGRKILEYLLKLKDKSNFTMIMVTHNENIAELSNKIIHVGSGRVTSIEENRTPKSVKEIGW